One Malus domestica chromosome 11, GDT2T_hap1 genomic region harbors:
- the LOC103449095 gene encoding protein VAPYRIN-LIKE-like, whose product MDRLVKPDVKELELNFKRDQKCSATFRLSNLMHTMSVAVSLTTTNPSLFSFTHPLSIIPPLSSSSYTLLLSQPSDQPPLSLTANPHDVINVEAVINVEASMLPTGKADQEDLRRLFRRPGPHVFLDATIPISFVGPHVVEFLISQLTRISEFDSFFNKAISGCSGAELTALLGPAIASGNANLVSDLIDAGAVVNQRDSDSGSLLSLGVRSGNIDIVKVLIASSCEIGNSADEVLHDAAAMNRVDLFEILYKTLGGIDVNLVDKEGRTPIHIAAAHGHVEMLKFCISIGGNAEVTDCRGWSPLHWAAEKGHLGAAKCLLNCSNVKYAVTKDGRTAFDLAAANGHTRLLGFLRYDDVLNRAARLDDAHGIKSCLAEGAEVNGRDQNGWTPLHRAAFKGRIECVKVLLNHGALVDAVDDASYTPLHCAAEAGHVEVALLLVAHGARANVKSLEGIVPTNLDRFNFKNHPALFNPCVMKKSEFSREINAYHGAKPTL is encoded by the coding sequence ATGGACAGGCTGGTGAAGCCAGACGTGAAGGAATTGGAGCTCAACTTCAAGCGAGACCAAAAGTGCAGCGCAACCTTCCGGCTTAGCAACCTCATGCACACCATGTCCGTCGCCGTCTCTCTCACCACCACCAACCCATCTCTCTTTTCCTTCACTCACCCCCTCTCCATAATCCCGCcgctctcttcctcctcctacACCCTCCTCCTCTCTCAGCCGTCCGATCAGCCCCCGCTTTCCCTCACCGCCAACCCTCATGACGTCATCAACGTCGAGGCCGTCATCAACGTCGAGGCCTCCATGCTCCCCACAGGGAAAGCCGACCAGGAGGATCTCCGCCGCCTGTTCCGCCGGCCCGGGCCTCACGTTTTCCTGGACGCTACTATACCCATCTCGTTTGTGGGTCCGCACGTGGTTGAATTTCTGATTTCTCAGCTCACCCGGATCTCGGAATTCGATTCGTTTTTTAACAAGGCGATTTCTGGGTGCTCTGGGGCTGAGCTCACGGCGCTGCTCGGTCCCGCCATAGCTTCCGGGAATGCTAATTTGGTCTCCGACCTGATTGACGCCGGTGCGGTTGTGAATCAGAGAGATTCGGATTCCGGGTCTTTGCTATCTCTCGGTGTTCGGTCCGGAAACATTGATATTGTGAAGGTTCTGATCGCCTCCAGCTGTGAAATTGGTAATTCAGCAGACGAGGTCTTGCACGACGCGGCGGCGATGAACCGGGTCGATTTGTTTGAGATTTTGTACAAGACTCTCGGTGGAATTGACGTGAATTTGGTTGACAAGGAAGGTCGAACTCCGATTCATATCGCGGCCGCGCACGGCCATGTCGagatgttgaagttttgtatttCTATCGGAGGCAATGCGGAGGTTACGGACTGTAGAGGTTGGAGTCCGCTTCACTGGGCGGCGGAGAAGGGGCATTTGGGGGCCGCaaagtgtttgttaaattgcTCCAATGTGAAATACGCCGTCACCAAAGACGGAAGGACGGCTTTCGATCTCGCCGCCGCGAACGGGCACACGAGACTGCTGGGTTTCCTGCGATACGACGACGTCCTGAACCGGGCGGCAAGGTTGGACGACGCTCACGGGATAAAGAGTTGCCTTGCGGAGGGGGCAGAGGTGAACGGGAGGGACCAGAATGGCTGGACCCCTTTGCACAGGGCGGCGTTCAAAGGGAGGATCGAGTGTGTGAAGGTGTTGCTTAATCATGGTGCTCTGGTGGATGCCGTGGACGATGCCAGCTACACGCCGCTGCACTGCGCGGCGGAGGCGGGGCACGTGGAGGTGGCTCTGTTGCTGGTTGCTCATGGAGCTCGGGCCAATGTGAAGAGCTTGGAGGGAATTGTTCCCACCAATTTGGACCGTTTCAACTTCAAGAACCACCCTGCTCTTTTCAACCCTTGCGTCATGAAAAAGAGCGAGTTTAGCCGGGAAATAAACGCCTATCACGGAGCTAAACCTACGTTGTAA
- the LOC103449096 gene encoding histone H2AX — translation MSSPTSKGGRGKPKASKSVSRSSKAGLQFPVGRIARFLKAGKYAERVGAGAPVYLSAVLEYLAAEVLELAGNAARDNKKNRIVPRHIQLAVRNDEELSKLLGAVTIANGGVMPNIHQNLLPKKVGKGKGEIGSASQEF, via the exons ATGAGTTCTCCGACCTCCAAAGGCGGCAGAGGCAAGCCCAAGGCCTCCAAATCCGTCTCCCGATCTTCCAAGGCCGGCCTCCAGTTTCCCGTCGGTCGTATCGCGCGGTTCCTCAAGGCCGGCAAGTACGCCGAGCGTGTCGGCGCTGGCGCCCCCGTCTACCTCTCCGCCGTCCTCGAGTATCTCGCTGCTGAG GTGCTTGAGCTTGCTGGAAATGCAGCCAGAGACAACAAGAAGAACCGAATTGTCCCGAGGCACATTCAGCTGGCTGTGCGGAACGACGAGGAGCTGAGCAAGCTTTTGGGGGCTGTCACGATCGCAAACGGCGGTGTTATGCCCAACATCCATCAGAATCTGCTGCCGAAGAAGGTTGGCAAAGGGAAAGGCGAAATTGGATCCGCCTCACAAGAATTTTAG
- the LOC103449097 gene encoding uncharacterized protein isoform X1 has product MAVPLVNLAPNLTVSKLCLGTMTFGEQNSLPESFRLLGGALEAGINFFDSAEMYPVVQRAETQGRSEEYLGRWIRESKIPRDSVVLTTKVTGPSGQMTWIRDGPKCLDARNIADAIDGSLRRLQTDYIDLYQIHWPDRYVPMFGETEYDPTRQFCSIPIEEQLDALGRAVDSGKIRYVGLSNETPYGVMKFVQVAERSTYRPKIVSLQNAYSLLCRTFDSGLAECCHHERISLLAYSPLAMGILSGKYFSPDGGPPDARLNVFRGKYSEGESRYNLSNHIIRAAALEYIKIAEKYSLHPVSLAIAFVLSRSLVASVVFGATKSWQLQEVVDGCKVELTPEVIAEINKVHERFPNPCP; this is encoded by the exons ATGGCGGTGCCGCTCGTTAACCTCGCACCGAATCTAACAGTCTCAAAGCTCTGCTTGG GGACGATGACTTTCGGCGAGCAAAACTCGTTGCCCGAGTCATTTCGGCTCCTCGGCGGAGCTCTCGAGGCCGGAATCAACTTCTTCGACTCGGCAGAAATGTACCCGGTGGTTCAGCGAGCAGAGACTCAGGGTAGGAGCGAGGAGTACCTCGGCCGTTGGATTAGAGAGAGCAAAATCCCTCGGGACAGCGTCGTTTTGACCACCAAG GTTACGGGACCGTCTGGGCAGATGACTTGGATTCGAGATGGCCCCAAGTGTTTGGATGCCAGGAATATCGCCGATGCCATTGACGGCAG TTTAAGGAGATTGCAGACGGATTACATTGATCTTTATCAGATTCATTGGCCCGATCG CTATGTTCCCATGTTTGGAGAAACTGAATATGATCCAACCCGACAGTTTTGTTCGATTCCTATAGAGGAACAGCTGGATGCTCTTGGGAGAGCCGTTGATTCGGGTAAG ATCAGATATGTTGGTCTTAGTAATGAAACACCGTACGGTGTCATGAAGTTTGTTCAGGTGGCTGAAAGGAGCACTTACCGTCCAAAGATTGTGTCTCTGCAG AACGCATACAGCTTGCTCTGCCGAACTTTTGATTCTGGATTGGCTGAATGCTGTCATCATGAGAG GATCAGTTTACTAGCTTATAGCCCCCTTGCAATGGGTATACTCTCTGGGAAGTATTTTTCGCCTGATGGGGGTCCACCAGATGCTCGGTTGAATGTTTTTAGAG GGAAATATTCGGAAGGGGAATCCAGATACAACCTGTCTAATCACATCATAAGAGCAGCAGCCCTG GAATACATTAAGATTGCAGAAAAGTACAGTCTTCATCCAGTATCTCTCGCAATAG CCTTTGTTTTGAGTCGCTCCCTCGTTGCAAGTGTTGTTTTTGGAGCAACCAAGTCATGGCAACTTCAAGAGGTTGTAGATGGATGCAAGGTCGAGCTCACACCAGAAGTAATCGCGGAAATTAACAAGGTTCATGAGAGGTTTCCGAATCCATGCCCCTGA
- the LOC103449097 gene encoding uncharacterized protein isoform X2, translated as MAVPLVNLAPNLTVSKLCLGTMTFGEQNSLPESFRLLGGALEAGINFFDSAEMYPVVQRAETQGRSEEYLGRWIRESKIPRDSVVLTTKVTGPSGQMTWIRDGPKCLDARNIADAIDGSLRRLQTDYIDLYQIHWPDRYVPMFGETEYDPTRQFCSIPIEEQLDALGRAVDSGKFVQVAERSTYRPKIVSLQNAYSLLCRTFDSGLAECCHHERISLLAYSPLAMGILSGKYFSPDGGPPDARLNVFRGKYSEGESRYNLSNHIIRAAALEYIKIAEKYSLHPVSLAIAFVLSRSLVASVVFGATKSWQLQEVVDGCKVELTPEVIAEINKVHERFPNPCP; from the exons ATGGCGGTGCCGCTCGTTAACCTCGCACCGAATCTAACAGTCTCAAAGCTCTGCTTGG GGACGATGACTTTCGGCGAGCAAAACTCGTTGCCCGAGTCATTTCGGCTCCTCGGCGGAGCTCTCGAGGCCGGAATCAACTTCTTCGACTCGGCAGAAATGTACCCGGTGGTTCAGCGAGCAGAGACTCAGGGTAGGAGCGAGGAGTACCTCGGCCGTTGGATTAGAGAGAGCAAAATCCCTCGGGACAGCGTCGTTTTGACCACCAAG GTTACGGGACCGTCTGGGCAGATGACTTGGATTCGAGATGGCCCCAAGTGTTTGGATGCCAGGAATATCGCCGATGCCATTGACGGCAG TTTAAGGAGATTGCAGACGGATTACATTGATCTTTATCAGATTCATTGGCCCGATCG CTATGTTCCCATGTTTGGAGAAACTGAATATGATCCAACCCGACAGTTTTGTTCGATTCCTATAGAGGAACAGCTGGATGCTCTTGGGAGAGCCGTTGATTCGGGTAAG TTTGTTCAGGTGGCTGAAAGGAGCACTTACCGTCCAAAGATTGTGTCTCTGCAG AACGCATACAGCTTGCTCTGCCGAACTTTTGATTCTGGATTGGCTGAATGCTGTCATCATGAGAG GATCAGTTTACTAGCTTATAGCCCCCTTGCAATGGGTATACTCTCTGGGAAGTATTTTTCGCCTGATGGGGGTCCACCAGATGCTCGGTTGAATGTTTTTAGAG GGAAATATTCGGAAGGGGAATCCAGATACAACCTGTCTAATCACATCATAAGAGCAGCAGCCCTG GAATACATTAAGATTGCAGAAAAGTACAGTCTTCATCCAGTATCTCTCGCAATAG CCTTTGTTTTGAGTCGCTCCCTCGTTGCAAGTGTTGTTTTTGGAGCAACCAAGTCATGGCAACTTCAAGAGGTTGTAGATGGATGCAAGGTCGAGCTCACACCAGAAGTAATCGCGGAAATTAACAAGGTTCATGAGAGGTTTCCGAATCCATGCCCCTGA
- the LOC103413390 gene encoding serine/threonine-protein phosphatase BSL1 — MGSKPWLFPAPTYRTLETFWDCDDDAPGPRCSHTLTAVAATKTHGPRLILFGGATAIEGGAASSAPGIRLAGVTNSVHSYDILTRKWTRMRPAGEPPSPRAAHAAAAVGTMVVFQGGIGPAGHSTDDLYVLDLANDKFKWHRVVVQGQGPGPRYGHVMDLVAQRYLVTVSGNDGKRIHSDAWALDTAQKPYAWARLNPEGDRPSARMYATASSRSDGMFLLCGGRDISGTPLADAYGLLMHRNGQWEWTLAPGVSPSPRYQHAAVFVGARLHVTGGALRGGRGIEGEAAIAVLDTAAGVWLDRNGLVTSSRTGKGQNDHDPSLELMRRSRHAAASIGVRIYIYGGLKGDTLLDDFLVAENSSVQSEGNSPVLTSERSPTVSSPRMFHANTRTFGTSSSDGEPESPSSTGLSMDKNSMEKLREASAAEAEAASAVWQAVQSTSATPSEETSVSDDNSQVAETLSDGSDTEADVRLHHRAVVVAKEAVGNLGGMVRQLSLDQFENESRRTIPMNNDVSHPNKKYTRQKSPQGLHKKVISTLLRPRNWKPPVNRKFFLDSYEVGELCYAAEQIFMHEQTVLQLKAPVKVFGDLHGQFGDLMRLFDEYGFPSAAGDITYIDYLFLGDYVDRGQHSLETITLLLALKIEYPDNVHLIRGNHEAADINALFGFRIECIERMGENDGIWAWTRFNQLFNYLPLAALIEKKIICMHGGIGRSINSVEQIEKLERPITMDAGSIILMDLLWSDPTENDSVEGLRPNARGPGLVTFGPDRVAEFCKRNKLQLIVRAHECVMDGFERFAQGQLITLFSATNYCGTANNAGAILVVGRGLVVVPKLIHPLPPPLQSPETSPERVIDDTWMQELNIQRPPTPTRGRPQPDLDRNSLAYI; from the exons ATGGGTTCGAAGCCATGGCTGTTCCCGGCTCCGACCTATCGTACTCTCGAGACCTTTTGGGATTGCGACGACGACGCCCCTGGTCCGCGCTGCAGTCACACCCTCACCGCCGTCGCCGCCACCAAGACCCACGGCCCCCGTCTCATCCTTTTCGGCGGTGCCACCGCCATTGAAGGCGGTGCCGCGTCCTCCGCCCCTGGCATCA GGTTAGCTGGGGTGACCAATTCGGTGCATTCCTATGATATTCTCACCAGGAAATGGACTAG AATGAGGCCTGCAGGTGAGCCACCCTCTCCGAGGGCAGCTCACGCAGCAGCTGCGGTGGGCACTATGGTTGTATTTCAG GGCGGTATAGGTCCTGCTGGGCATTCCACAGATGATCTCTACGTGCTGGACTTAGCCAACGATAAATTTAAATGGCACAG AGTGGTTGTACAAGGGCAAGGACCCGGGCCTCGCTACGGCCATGTAATGGACTTAGTTGCTCAAAGATATCTTGTTACCGTCAGCGGAAACGATG gaaaaaGAATTCATTCGGACGCTTGGGCTCTGGATACTGCTCAGAAACCTTATGCATGGGCTAGGCTGAACCCAGAAGGGGATAGACCGTCTGCTAGAAT GTATGCAACAGCCAGTTCTCGCTCAGATGGTATGTTTTTGCTTTGTGGTGGAAGAGATATTTCTGGAACG CCACTAGCAGACGCTTATGGACTGCTTATGCATAGGAATGGTCAGTGGGAGTGGACCCTTGCACCTGGTGTATCCCCTTCACCAAGATATCAACATGCGGCG GTTTTTGTTGGTGCAAGATTACATGTCACAGGAGGTGCTCTTAGGGGAGGTCGTGGTATAGAAGGTGAAGCTGCTATTGCAG TATTGGACACTGCTGCTGGAGTTTGGTTGGACAGAAATGGGCTTGTGACTTCCTCACGGACAGGAAAGGGACAGAATGACCATGATCCTTCTTTGGAGCTCATGCGTCGTTCTCGCCATGCAGCTGCATCTATTGGTGTtcgtatatatatttatggtgGTCTTAAAGGAG ACACCCTCCTAGATGATTTCCTGGTTGCAGAAAATTCATCAGTTCAGTCTGAAGGTAATTCGCCTGTTTTAACGTCTGAGAGATCCCCAACCGTATCCAGTCCCAGAATGTTTCATGCTAACACAAGGACTTTTGGGACATCATCGTCTGATGGTGAACCTGAGAGTCCCTCGTCAACTGGCTTGAG CATGGACAAAAATTCAATGGAGAAACTCCGGGAGGCTTCTGCTGCCGAAGCTGAGGCAGCTAGTGCTGTTTGGCAAGCTGTGCAATCAACATCTGCTACTCCTTCTGAAGAAACATCCGTTTCAGATGATAACTCACAAGTTGCAGAAACATTGTCTGATGGTAGTGACACCGAGGCAGATGTTCGTCTTCATCACAGAGCT GTTGTTGTTGCCAAAGAGGCTGTAGGCAACTTGGGTGGGATGGTAAGACAGTTGTCTTTGGATCAATTTGAAAATGAGAGCAGACGAACGATTCCAATGAACAATGACGTATCACATCCCAACAAAAAGTACACCAGGCAGAAGTCTCCACAAGGGCTACATAAGAAG GTTATATCTACATTGTTGAGACCTCGAAACTGGAAACCCCCTGTCAATAGGAAGTTTTTTCTGGATTCTTATGAAGTGGGAGAACTTTGTTATGCTGCTGAACAGATATTTATGCACGAGCAAACAGTTCTTCAGCTGAAAGCCCCAGTAAAAGTATTTGGTGATCTTCATGGACAGTTTGGTGATTTAATGCGCTTATTTGATGAATATGGATTTCCATCTGCTGCTGGAGACATAAC GTATATCGACTACTTGTTTTTGGGGGATTATGTCGATCGAGGACAGCACAGCTTGGAGACCATAACTTTGCTCCTTGCACTGAAG ATCGAGTATCCCGACAATGTTCACTTAATACGTGGAAACCATGAAGCTGCTGATATCAATGCACTCTTTGGTTTTCGTATTGAATGCATTGAGAGAATG GGCGAGAATGATGGAATCTGGGCATGGACTCGGTTCAATCAACTTTTCAACTATCTCCCACTTGCTGCTctgattgaaaagaaaattatctGTATGCATGGAGGCATTGGGAGATCTATCAATTCTGTAGAACAGATAGAGAAGCTTGAAAGACCCATTACAATGGATGCTGGCTCTATAATTTTAATGGATCTTTTGTG GTCCGATCCCACAGAAAACGACAGTGTAGAGGGCTTGAGACCAAATGCCAGAGGGCCTGGTCTTGTCACCTTTGGG CCTGATCGTGTCGCAGAATTTTGTAAGAGAAACAAATTACAACTCATTGTAAGAGCTCATGAATGTGTCATGGATGGATTTGAAAGATTTGCCCAGGGACAGTTGATCACTCTTTTTTCTGCAACCAACTATTGCG GGACGGCAAACAATGCTGGTGCTATACTGGTCGTTGGCAGAGGTTTGGTTGTGGTTCCAAAATTAATCCATCCTTTGCCGCCTCCTCTTCAGTCACCGGAGACATCTCCCGAACGGGTCATAGACGACACATGGATGCAG GAGCTCAACATTCAAAGACCACCAACGCCTACTCGTGGTCGACCACAGCCTGATCTTGATCGAAACTCACTTGCATATATATAG
- the LOC103449100 gene encoding pentatricopeptide repeat-containing protein At2g22410, mitochondrial-like: MKSRFHSLLSSHWLQILRQFSSASALKPTWNSKTNVIITNPTLQIMESCTTILQLKQIQAQMTTTGLITHTFPVSRVLAFCALADGGDIRYARVLFTQIGKPNTYMWNTMIRGYSKAQIPEIGFSFFGRMVREGVEMDGRSFVFALRACGQFGRVLEGDSIHCVIWKMGFDSDLLVRNGLLHYYAEGGFLSLARKVFDESSTRDVVTWTAMIDGYAGSNCSDEAMELFGSMLLSNVEPNEVTMIAVFSACSEKGDIGMGKSVHQYIQKKSVNCSLNLLNALLDMYVKCGCLLAAQETFDNMKVRDVFSWTSMVNGYAKCGDLDSARKFFDDMPERNVVSWNAMIAGYTQNNRPNDALKLFYGMVESGMVPTEDSLVCALSACGQLGCLYLGQWIHNYYIDQKRILRSVILGNALMDMYAKCGGINLAAQLFNEMPERNVVSWNTMIAAYAGHAKQALTLFDQMKSTGLKPDSITFVAVLSACSHGGLVSEGKDHFESMARDHGIEPKKEHYACMIDLLGRVGLLEEAYELINKMPMEPTESAWGALLNACKIHGNVEMAKLSAERLLELDPEDSGIYVLLANLCANTKRWDDVQIVRSMMKERGVKKNPGRSLIEVEDEKDAPSL, from the exons ATGAAGTCCCGCTTCCACTCTCTGCTTTCTTCTCACTGGCTCCAAATTCTGAGACAATTCTCGTCAGCCTCCGCCCTTAAACCCACATGGAACTCCAAAACCAACGTAATAATCACTAACCCAACTCTGCAGATCATGGAATCCTGCACCACCATACTCCAGCTGAAGCAAATTCAAGCTCAAATGACTACCACCGGCCTCATCACGCACACCTTTCCGGTCAGCAGGGTGTTAGCCTTCTGCGCTCTCGCCGACGGAGGCGACATTCGATACGCGCGTGTTCTTTTCACCCAGATTGGAAAACCCAATACGTATATGTGGAACACGATGATCAGAGGCTACTCAAAGGCTCAAATTCCAGAAATTGGTTTTTCGTTTTTCGGTCGAATGGTTCGTGAAGGTGTGGAGATGGACGGCCGaagttttgtttttgcgctCAGGGCGTGCGGGCAGTTTGGGAGAGTTTTGGAGGGGGATTCGATTCATTGCGTGATTTGGAAGATGGGTTTTGATTCTGATTTGCTGGTACGAAATGGTTTGCTGCATTATTATGCCGAGGGTGGGTTTCTAAGTCTTGCACGCAAAGTGTTTGATGAAAGTTCTACGAGGGATGTTGTTACTTGGACCGCGATGATTGATGGGTATGCAGGAAGTAATTGTTCTGATGAGGCTATGGAATTGTTCGGCTCGATGTTGTTGAGTAATGTCGAGCCGAATGAGGTTACTATGATTGCAGTGTTTTCGGCGTGTTCCGAAAAGGGAGATATTGGTATGGGAAAGAGTGTTCATCAATACATACAAAAGAAGAGTGTGAATTGTAGCCTAAATTTGCTCAATGCTTTGTTGGATATGTATGTGAAATGCGGATGTTTGCTTGCGGCTCAAGAGACTTTTGACAACATGAAAGTCAGGGATGTATTTTCATGGACTAGCATGGTTAATGGATATGCAAAATGTGGGGACTTGGACTCTGCAAGAAAGTTTTTCGATGACATGCCCGAAAGAAATGTAGTATCTTGGAATGCGATGATTGCTGGTTATACACAGAATAACCGACCAAATGACGCGTTGAAATTGTTTTATGGCATGGTGGAGTCAGGTATGGTTCCAACAGAGGACAGTTTAGTGTGTGCTCTATCTGCTTGTGGTCAATTGGGTTGCCTGTATTTGGGTCAGTGGATTCACAACTACTATATCGATCAAAAGCGTATTCTACGCAGTGTGATTCTGGGGAATGCATTGATGGACATGTATGCCAAGTGTGGGGGTATAAATTTGGCCGCACAACTCTTCAACGAAATGCCAGAGAGAAATGTGGTTTCATGGAACACCATGATTGCCGCATATGCCGGCCATGCGAAGCAAGCGCTTACTCTGTTCGACCAAATGAAAAGTACGGGACTGAAACCAGATTCTATCACATTTGTGGCGGTCTTGTCTGCTTGCAGTCATGGTGGATTAGTTTCTGAAGGCAAAGACCATTTTGAAAGCATGGCTAGGGATCATGGGATCGAGCCGAAAAAGGAACATTATGCTTGTATGATAGATTTACTAGGAAGAGTTGGATTGCTCGAAGAAGCTTACGAGTTGATAAACAAAATGCCAATGGAGCCAACAGAGTCTGCTTGGGGTGCACTTCTTAATGCATGTAAAATTCATGGGAATGTTGAGATGGCTAAGCTTTCTGCTGAGAGACTCTTAGAATTGGATCCCGAAGACAGTGGTATTTATGTATTGCTTGCAAATTTATGCGCTAATACGAAAAGGTGGGACGATGTACAGATAGTTAGGAGCATGATGAAAGAGAGGGGTGTGAAGAAGAATCCGGGGCGAAGCTTGATAGAGGTAGAGG ATGAAAAGGATGCCCCCTCCCTGTAA